From the genome of Marinobacter antarcticus, one region includes:
- the yajC gene encoding preprotein translocase subunit YajC, with the protein MKSIKLFLVGLMAMMPALAMAQDGGAAGGMGVMGQVIFFAGFILIFYFLIWRPQSKRAKEHKSLMSGLNKGDEVVTSGGIAGKITKVTDDFIVVEIADNVEVKVQKVAVAAALPKGTIKDI; encoded by the coding sequence ATGAAATCAATCAAGTTGTTTTTAGTCGGCCTTATGGCAATGATGCCCGCACTGGCGATGGCTCAGGATGGCGGCGCAGCTGGTGGAATGGGCGTTATGGGTCAGGTGATCTTCTTCGCCGGCTTTATTCTGATTTTCTACTTCCTGATCTGGCGTCCGCAATCCAAGCGCGCCAAAGAGCACAAATCACTGATGTCTGGCCTGAACAAGGGTGACGAAGTAGTCACTTCCGGTGGTATTGCTGGAAAAATCACCAAAGTAACTGACGATTTCATCGTTGTTGAAATTGCTGACAATGTTGAAGTAAAGGTACAGAAAGTGGCGGTTGCCGCCGCACTGCCGAAAGGTACGATCAAAGATATCTAA
- the flgH gene encoding flagellar basal body L-ring protein FlgH translates to MKSTTSTWLTRSAGTFLLVWLLILLQGCTAMSRPRAEPDDPAYAPVRAQAMMQRDPESGAIYQSSRNYNFYGDMVALNIGDVLTVTLDESTRASKNAETKINKDSDISLPEPNILGKNSFGIATSIKNERDFQGKAEADQSNSLAGSITVTVTEVLPNGVLRVRGEKWLSLTNGDEYVRLTGLVRPQDIAPGNMVASNRIADARIAYGGTGDFDQANQMGWMARFFNSEWWPL, encoded by the coding sequence ATGAAATCAACTACATCAACCTGGTTAACCAGATCTGCGGGAACCTTTCTGCTGGTTTGGCTGCTTATCTTGTTGCAGGGATGTACCGCCATGAGCCGTCCACGAGCTGAGCCGGACGATCCCGCTTATGCACCTGTGCGCGCTCAGGCAATGATGCAGCGTGATCCGGAGTCCGGAGCTATCTACCAGAGCTCGCGAAACTACAATTTTTATGGGGACATGGTCGCCCTGAATATTGGTGACGTGCTGACGGTTACGCTCGATGAGTCAACCCGCGCCAGTAAGAACGCTGAAACCAAGATCAACAAGGATAGTGACATCTCGCTACCGGAACCCAACATTCTGGGTAAGAACAGTTTCGGGATTGCGACGTCCATCAAAAATGAACGGGACTTCCAGGGAAAAGCAGAGGCAGACCAGAGTAACAGCCTGGCCGGCAGTATTACGGTTACGGTTACGGAAGTTCTGCCAAACGGCGTGCTGAGAGTTCGTGGTGAGAAGTGGTTGTCGCTGACTAACGGCGATGAATATGTACGGCTGACTGGCTTGGTGCGGCCGCAGGATATTGCCCCAGGCAACATGGTCGCTTCCAACCGCATTGCCGATGCCCGCATTGCTTACGGTGGCACAGGTGATTTCGACCAGGCGAACCAGATGGGCTGGATGGCCCGGTTCTTCAACAGCGAGTGGTGGCCCTTATGA
- the flgL gene encoding flagellar hook-associated protein FlgL: MIRISSQQIFSGGINRLQELNSNLNSTQQQISTGKRVNKPSDDPVAAARILKLDQELSRVSTYERNVNLADNRLSQEESALAGSVDVLQRIRELTVQAGNGSLSPNDRRSISSEMKERLGQLANIGNTRDASGEYIFSGFQGSVQAFQQDDAGKYVYQGDEGQRVLEIDDGVTVPISDNGKGIFVNVPAAATGDYTNNVSGGFISGVSVVNEADLSAAYSGTFPDDIALTVDGAGNIQAQDSQGNTLTVSPPAYESGEPFVVAGVEATISDVTPGAGDSFTLKINEKQSVFGTIENLIAGLDSLDKGTAEGRAAYDDLIAQSLVNLDSAQESMLLKQTELGGRMNAVESTRNFLADSSVYTNEIRSQLQDVDYAEAISNLSFQSFVLQAAQQSFAQVSQLSLFDRL, encoded by the coding sequence ATGATCAGAATTTCATCACAACAGATATTCTCTGGTGGTATCAACCGTTTGCAGGAGCTGAACAGCAATCTGAACAGCACGCAACAACAGATATCCACGGGTAAGCGGGTGAACAAGCCTTCCGACGACCCGGTGGCTGCAGCCCGCATTCTGAAGCTTGACCAGGAATTGTCGCGGGTGAGCACCTATGAGCGCAACGTGAACCTCGCAGACAATCGCCTCAGTCAGGAGGAGAGCGCTCTGGCGGGTTCTGTGGACGTGCTTCAGCGTATTCGTGAGCTGACGGTGCAGGCGGGTAACGGGTCTCTATCGCCCAATGACCGGCGGTCAATTTCTTCGGAAATGAAAGAGAGACTGGGGCAGCTTGCCAATATCGGGAATACCCGGGATGCATCTGGTGAATATATTTTCAGCGGCTTCCAGGGTTCGGTTCAGGCTTTCCAGCAGGATGATGCAGGAAAGTACGTTTATCAGGGCGACGAAGGTCAGCGGGTTCTGGAGATTGATGATGGGGTGACCGTGCCTATCAGCGATAACGGCAAGGGCATTTTCGTGAATGTTCCTGCAGCGGCTACCGGAGATTACACCAACAATGTTTCAGGTGGTTTTATCTCTGGAGTTTCGGTTGTTAATGAAGCTGATCTTAGCGCAGCCTATAGCGGCACCTTCCCAGATGATATTGCTCTCACGGTAGACGGCGCCGGTAATATCCAGGCCCAAGATAGCCAGGGCAACACGCTTACGGTCAGCCCGCCAGCTTACGAGAGCGGAGAGCCTTTTGTGGTTGCCGGGGTGGAAGCAACCATTTCGGATGTAACGCCGGGAGCAGGAGATTCCTTCACACTGAAAATCAATGAGAAACAGTCTGTTTTTGGAACCATCGAAAACCTGATTGCCGGCCTTGATTCCCTCGACAAGGGCACGGCAGAGGGTCGCGCAGCGTATGATGATTTGATCGCGCAGTCTCTGGTTAACCTCGACAGCGCTCAGGAGAGCATGCTGCTGAAACAGACGGAGCTTGGCGGTCGCATGAACGCTGTGGAATCTACCAGGAATTTTCTTGCAGATTCCTCGGTGTATACCAACGAGATCCGCTCGCAGTTGCAGGATGTGGATTACGCAGAAGCGATCAGCAATCTCAGCTTCCAGAGTTTTGTGCTGCAGGCGGCGCAGCAATCGTTTGCCCAGGTTTCCCAGTTGTCGTTATTCGATCGGTTATAA
- the flgK gene encoding flagellar hook-associated protein FlgK codes for MAGLIGIGLTGILGHQSALNTTGNNITNANTPGYSRQEVVFETQQGQRTGAGTIGKGVSVVDIRRLANEFLVQQVREDSTLTGEHQALNSELSRLDNLLGGESTGLNNALNNFFASLQNAAEDPASLPQRQLVLSEANQVVNRFQALSQEFIQQRESVKTQMQQGAKDANTLLNSIADLNLAISESPGLAQGRMPNELLDQRDEKLRQLSELVTIRVTETEGSQVSVSLSNGLSLVVGNNAAQMGTRGSAEDPTRLEFTLTNGGRTLNIDEQITGGKLGGLRRFDNEALKPAFDELGRLAIGISASMNHQHEIGMDLEGDLGGLFFNDVNGLAVQRSRVVANADNQLPRDGQLAVEITDSSKLPAGSWTLQFSGDGRNFELIDKASGKIVNQGRLPDPVQSEISMPGFNIRVEGGTFNAGDKYLIQPSRNAAESMGLQVNREEDLAFASPIRATSGDQNVGTGKIDQGTMLNVRNPFTGSLLPGFQTAGELANGPLTISFASGGPTGMTFTVTGPPPANATVGTANQPYEAGKINTVFSDDPAAGADYQGFQFKLTGQPATGDTFEVAYNSNGVSDNRNAELLAALGTANTLNGNSQSFTEGYAGLVEDIGVKTRQSQFDLEAGKTLLEQSTGQRESVSGVNLDEEAGRLIQYQAAYNASAQVISVAQDLFNTLLQTFR; via the coding sequence ATGGCGGGACTGATAGGAATTGGCCTGACCGGTATCCTTGGCCACCAGAGTGCTTTGAATACCACCGGTAATAACATCACCAACGCGAATACGCCTGGCTACAGTCGGCAGGAAGTGGTGTTTGAAACCCAGCAGGGGCAGCGTACGGGTGCCGGAACGATTGGCAAAGGTGTCAGTGTTGTGGATATCCGCAGGCTGGCGAATGAGTTCCTTGTCCAACAGGTGCGCGAAGACAGCACGCTGACGGGCGAGCATCAAGCCCTCAATTCCGAACTGAGCCGGCTGGACAACTTGCTGGGTGGCGAATCCACCGGCCTGAATAATGCTCTGAACAATTTCTTTGCAAGCCTGCAAAATGCCGCAGAGGATCCTGCCTCTCTGCCGCAGCGCCAGTTGGTGCTGAGCGAGGCAAACCAGGTCGTTAACCGCTTTCAGGCGCTGAGCCAGGAGTTTATCCAGCAGCGTGAATCGGTGAAAACCCAGATGCAGCAGGGCGCCAAAGATGCCAACACCCTGCTCAACAGCATCGCAGATCTGAACCTGGCTATTTCTGAATCTCCGGGTCTGGCACAGGGCAGGATGCCGAACGAGCTGCTGGATCAGCGGGATGAAAAACTGCGGCAGCTCTCTGAACTGGTCACCATAAGAGTGACAGAAACCGAGGGTAGCCAGGTAAGCGTTTCGCTTTCCAACGGGCTGTCTCTGGTTGTGGGAAATAACGCTGCACAGATGGGTACCCGAGGCAGCGCCGAAGATCCGACCCGCCTGGAATTCACACTCACCAATGGTGGTCGCACGCTCAATATTGACGAGCAAATCACCGGAGGCAAACTTGGCGGATTGAGACGTTTTGACAATGAGGCGCTGAAGCCGGCGTTTGATGAGCTGGGGCGGCTCGCCATAGGCATTTCTGCCAGTATGAATCACCAGCACGAAATCGGTATGGACCTTGAAGGCGACCTGGGCGGGCTGTTTTTTAACGATGTTAACGGTCTGGCGGTTCAGAGAAGCCGAGTAGTGGCTAACGCCGACAACCAGCTACCGAGAGATGGCCAGCTGGCGGTCGAAATTACTGACAGCAGCAAGTTGCCGGCCGGAAGCTGGACGCTGCAGTTCAGCGGCGACGGGCGCAATTTTGAGCTCATCGACAAGGCTTCCGGAAAAATTGTAAATCAGGGTCGGTTACCGGATCCGGTGCAGTCCGAAATCTCCATGCCCGGATTCAATATTCGCGTTGAAGGCGGAACCTTCAACGCCGGAGATAAATACCTGATTCAACCCAGCCGTAATGCTGCGGAATCGATGGGCCTGCAGGTAAACCGGGAAGAAGATCTGGCATTTGCCAGCCCGATACGAGCTACCTCCGGTGATCAGAATGTCGGCACCGGAAAAATCGATCAGGGAACCATGCTGAACGTGCGCAACCCGTTCACTGGCTCTCTGTTGCCAGGCTTTCAGACTGCTGGTGAGCTGGCTAACGGGCCTTTGACAATCTCTTTTGCCTCGGGTGGCCCAACGGGCATGACCTTTACCGTGACCGGGCCACCGCCGGCGAATGCCACTGTGGGAACGGCAAACCAGCCCTATGAAGCAGGCAAGATCAATACCGTGTTCAGCGACGACCCTGCTGCGGGTGCGGATTACCAGGGGTTTCAGTTCAAGCTTACGGGTCAGCCCGCAACAGGCGATACCTTTGAGGTTGCCTATAACAGCAACGGGGTTTCAGACAACCGCAACGCCGAGCTGCTTGCCGCACTGGGTACCGCCAATACGCTGAACGGCAACAGCCAGAGCTTCACCGAAGGCTATGCCGGGCTGGTGGAAGATATTGGCGTAAAAACCCGCCAGAGCCAGTTTGATCTGGAGGCCGGTAAAACCCTGCTGGAGCAATCCACTGGCCAGCGGGAGTCGGTTTCAGGGGTAAACCTTGATGAAGAAGCCGGCAGACTCATTCAGTACCAGGCCGCCTATAACGCCTCGGCACAGGTGATTTCGGTAGCCCAGGATTTGTTCAATACGCTGTTGCAGACTTTCCGGTAA
- the flgG gene encoding flagellar basal-body rod protein FlgG: MHPALWVSKTGLSAQDTNMSTISNNLANVNTTGFKRDRAVFQDLLYQINRQPGGLNTQNSELPSGLQLGTGVRVVGTVKQFSQGNLQVTEQPLDLAVNGRGFLQIELPDGQTAYTRDGQFQLNSDGDVVTPDGYALQPNINVPANATTVTVGKDGTVSAITDDQAAPINLGQITLVNFVNPQGLQAMGNNLFKATNASGDPAEGEPGLAGLGSLEQGMVESSNVEVVEELVNMITTQRAYEMNSKVVSTTDQMLQFITNNIG, encoded by the coding sequence ATGCATCCGGCTCTATGGGTTAGTAAGACGGGTCTCAGTGCCCAGGACACCAACATGTCCACCATCTCCAACAACCTTGCCAACGTAAATACCACGGGCTTCAAGCGGGATCGGGCGGTATTTCAGGATCTGCTGTACCAGATCAACCGACAGCCTGGCGGGCTGAACACGCAGAACTCTGAGCTGCCCTCGGGTTTGCAACTGGGCACCGGTGTGCGGGTGGTCGGCACCGTAAAGCAATTTAGTCAAGGTAACCTTCAGGTTACCGAGCAGCCTCTCGATTTGGCGGTTAATGGCCGTGGGTTCCTGCAAATCGAGCTGCCGGATGGCCAGACCGCCTATACGCGGGACGGCCAGTTCCAGCTCAACTCTGACGGCGATGTGGTTACACCGGATGGTTATGCACTTCAGCCCAACATCAATGTGCCTGCGAACGCCACAACGGTAACGGTCGGCAAAGATGGCACCGTATCCGCCATAACCGATGACCAGGCAGCACCGATTAACCTGGGCCAGATCACGTTGGTGAATTTCGTCAACCCGCAGGGTTTGCAGGCTATGGGCAACAACCTGTTCAAGGCAACCAACGCCAGTGGCGATCCTGCTGAAGGCGAGCCGGGTCTGGCCGGGCTGGGTTCACTGGAGCAGGGCATGGTGGAGTCGTCCAACGTTGAGGTTGTTGAAGAATTGGTGAACATGATCACCACCCAGCGGGCTTATGAAATGAACTCAAAAGTCGTTTCCACGACGGATCAGATGCTCCAGTTTATTACTAATAACATCGGCTAA
- the flgJ gene encoding flagellar assembly peptidoglycan hydrolase FlgJ produces the protein MQDYQLQQARIYTDFTGLNALKNGAREDKQTALEEIARQFESMFLSEMLKSMRKAGDVLSEGNFLKSSQSEFYRDMFDSQMSLTMASGQGTGLADALVRQLGKYIPGADEQGAPLASHKTALADYNRSLPPLSPRLPERVEDVTKAAAESSSLPASDAGAWPEQFESPEHFVSTLLPVAQSISADTGIDPKLMVAQAALETGWGRHMIRGDDSQPSYNLFGIKADSRWQGDAVTITTTEFREGVPMKERADFRAYPDYESSFRDYVAFLESNPRYRDVLASADQPDVFARKLQEAGYATDPQYGDKINQIMNRDSLMTFSMGNGAGE, from the coding sequence ATGCAGGACTATCAGCTTCAACAAGCCAGGATATACACAGATTTCACCGGGCTGAATGCTCTGAAAAACGGTGCCCGTGAAGATAAGCAGACTGCGCTTGAGGAAATTGCGCGCCAGTTTGAAAGCATGTTCCTGTCTGAAATGCTGAAGTCCATGCGCAAAGCTGGGGATGTTTTGTCTGAGGGTAACTTCCTGAAAAGTAGCCAGTCGGAATTCTACCGCGACATGTTCGACAGTCAGATGAGCTTGACGATGGCCAGTGGGCAGGGAACCGGGCTTGCTGATGCTCTGGTGCGGCAACTGGGCAAGTACATTCCCGGCGCCGATGAACAGGGTGCTCCTCTTGCGTCTCACAAGACCGCGCTGGCGGATTATAACCGCAGTTTGCCGCCTCTCTCTCCCAGACTGCCGGAGCGGGTTGAGGACGTTACCAAGGCAGCCGCAGAAAGCAGTTCATTGCCGGCCAGTGATGCCGGTGCATGGCCGGAACAGTTTGAGTCTCCCGAGCACTTTGTAAGCACGTTACTGCCAGTTGCCCAGAGTATCTCTGCGGATACCGGCATTGATCCCAAGCTGATGGTTGCACAGGCGGCTCTGGAAACGGGTTGGGGGCGGCACATGATCCGGGGTGATGACAGTCAGCCCAGTTATAACCTTTTCGGTATCAAGGCTGACAGTCGCTGGCAAGGCGATGCGGTGACCATCACCACGACCGAATTCCGCGAGGGTGTGCCGATGAAAGAGCGCGCGGACTTCCGTGCCTATCCGGATTACGAATCCAGCTTCCGGGATTATGTTGCGTTTCTGGAGTCCAACCCCCGGTATCGGGATGTGCTGGCCAGTGCTGATCAGCCAGATGTTTTCGCCAGAAAACTGCAGGAAGCCGGCTACGCCACAGATCCGCAATACGGTGACAAGATCAACCAGATAATGAACCGTGATTCGCTGATGACATTTTCAATGGGTAACGGAGCCGGGGAGTAA
- a CDS encoding flagellar basal body P-ring protein FlgI — MTIRRCVVLSLMLAVMAAPVMADRLKDLARIKGVRNNQLVGYGLVVGLDGTGDKAPFTNQTFRNMMNQFGITLPDGVNPNLANVAAVTVSATLPPFAKAGQELDITVSSIGNSDSLRGGTLLMAPLKGADGNVYAMAQGSLVVGGFGAQGADGSRITVNVPSVGRIPNGATIEREIASPFTRGDTITFHLMRPDFTTARRVVEVVNEHLGPDMAYAHDATSISVRAPRDPSQRVSFLSILENLEVDPAEDAAKVVINSRTGTIVIGQNVRVSPAAVTHGNLTVTIQENPEVQQPNPFTDGTTEVVQDSQIAVTEDPARMFKFGPAVTLNEIVQAVNQVGAAPGDVMAVLEALKQVGALRAELIVI, encoded by the coding sequence ATGACAATACGCCGATGCGTAGTTCTCTCGCTGATGCTTGCTGTAATGGCAGCGCCCGTTATGGCAGACCGCCTGAAGGATCTGGCTCGGATCAAAGGTGTGCGTAATAACCAGCTAGTGGGCTACGGCCTGGTAGTGGGTCTGGATGGCACTGGCGACAAGGCACCCTTCACCAATCAGACCTTCCGCAACATGATGAACCAGTTTGGTATCACCCTGCCAGATGGCGTGAACCCAAACCTGGCTAATGTGGCGGCGGTTACCGTAAGTGCAACATTGCCGCCATTTGCCAAGGCTGGCCAGGAATTGGACATTACAGTCTCTTCCATCGGTAATTCAGACAGCCTGCGGGGTGGAACCCTGTTGATGGCTCCTCTCAAAGGTGCTGACGGCAACGTATATGCCATGGCACAGGGCAGTCTTGTGGTAGGCGGGTTCGGGGCCCAGGGTGCGGACGGTTCGCGTATAACCGTAAACGTGCCCAGCGTTGGCCGTATTCCCAACGGCGCGACTATTGAGCGCGAAATAGCCTCTCCCTTTACTCGCGGCGACACGATCACCTTCCACCTGATGCGCCCGGATTTCACAACAGCGCGTCGTGTGGTGGAAGTGGTCAATGAGCACCTTGGCCCGGATATGGCCTATGCCCACGATGCGACGTCGATATCCGTGCGCGCTCCCCGCGACCCCTCTCAGCGTGTGAGTTTTCTTTCCATTCTGGAAAATCTTGAAGTGGATCCGGCGGAAGATGCCGCAAAAGTGGTGATTAATAGCCGCACCGGCACCATCGTTATCGGGCAGAACGTCAGGGTGAGCCCGGCGGCCGTTACCCACGGCAACCTCACGGTGACTATTCAGGAAAACCCGGAAGTACAGCAGCCCAATCCGTTTACCGACGGCACCACAGAGGTTGTACAGGATTCCCAGATTGCCGTTACTGAAGACCCGGCCCGCATGTTCAAGTTTGGGCCGGCGGTTACGCTAAATGAAATTGTGCAGGCCGTGAATCAGGTGGGTGCTGCCCCCGGTGACGTCATGGCCGTGCTGGAAGCGCTCAAACAGGTTGGCGCGTTGCGCGCCGAGCTCATTGTTATCTAG
- the queA gene encoding tRNA preQ1(34) S-adenosylmethionine ribosyltransferase-isomerase QueA has protein sequence MNVSDFHFDLPNELIARYPLRERSASRLLCLEGNTGDIAHRLFTDLPDLLQPGDLLVFNNTRVIPARLFGIKETGGQVEVLVERVTGEHDLVAHVRASKALKEGQKVILEDGTALRMTGRSDALFHLESEADEPVLDMLERIGHMPLPPYVDRPDESTDRERYQTVYAKEPGAVAAPTAGLHFDDDVLEALRARGVESAFVTLHVGAGTFQPVRVDRIDEHIMHSEIVHVPEEVVEAVNRVRARGGRVVAVGTTSVRSLESASRGGYLRAFRGETDIFIHPGYRFQAVDALVTNFHLPESTLIMLVSAFAGYEHVMHAYRDAVAEKYRFFSYGDAMFITGQEPSRGMLLGAPDEPAQAVSPSPLNSGDKP, from the coding sequence ATGAACGTCTCCGATTTTCACTTTGATCTCCCGAACGAACTCATCGCCCGGTACCCTCTCAGGGAGCGCAGCGCTTCCCGTCTTCTATGCCTTGAAGGCAATACCGGTGATATTGCACACCGTCTTTTCACTGATCTCCCGGATTTGCTACAGCCCGGTGATCTGCTCGTTTTCAATAATACCCGTGTTATACCGGCCCGCCTGTTCGGAATAAAAGAAACCGGTGGTCAGGTTGAGGTGTTGGTAGAGCGGGTAACCGGTGAGCATGATCTTGTTGCACACGTTCGCGCGTCCAAAGCGCTGAAAGAAGGTCAGAAGGTCATTCTTGAGGACGGTACCGCACTGCGTATGACCGGCCGGAGTGATGCCCTGTTCCATCTGGAGAGCGAGGCCGATGAGCCGGTGCTCGATATGCTGGAGCGCATCGGGCACATGCCCCTGCCGCCTTATGTTGACCGGCCTGATGAATCTACCGATCGTGAGCGCTATCAGACCGTCTACGCGAAGGAACCCGGCGCTGTTGCAGCGCCTACGGCCGGCCTGCATTTTGATGACGACGTTCTGGAAGCCCTGAGAGCACGGGGCGTGGAGAGCGCGTTTGTTACCTTGCATGTGGGAGCCGGAACGTTTCAGCCAGTGCGCGTAGACCGGATAGATGAGCATATTATGCACAGTGAGATAGTGCATGTGCCCGAGGAAGTGGTAGAGGCGGTTAACCGCGTCCGTGCCCGGGGTGGCCGCGTGGTCGCCGTTGGTACTACGTCGGTGCGGTCTCTTGAGTCTGCAAGCCGGGGTGGTTATCTGAGAGCTTTCCGGGGTGAAACGGATATTTTTATTCATCCGGGCTACCGGTTCCAGGCCGTTGATGCGTTGGTCACCAATTTCCACTTGCCGGAATCCACGCTGATCATGCTGGTCAGTGCGTTCGCAGGTTATGAGCATGTGATGCATGCCTACCGCGATGCGGTTGCCGAGAAGTATCGGTTTTTCAGTTATGGCGATGCCATGTTCATAACCGGGCAGGAACCGAGCCGGGGTATGCTGCTTGGTGCACCGGATGAGCCTGCTCAGGCAGTCAGCCCATCACCACTCAATAGCGGAGACAAGCCGTGA
- the tgt gene encoding tRNA guanosine(34) transglycosylase Tgt → MSFEKLGEDGLARRGRLTFPRGTVETPAFMPVGTYGTVKGMLPRDIHETGAEIILGNTFHLMLRPGTEVVKAHGDLHDFTQWKGPILTDSGGFQVFSLGEMRKITEEEVTFRSPIDGSPVKLSPEIAIQVQRDLGSDIVMIFDECTPYPATEKQAKESMELSLRWAKRSKDAHEGNPAALFGIVQGGMYESLRDRSLEGLTDIGFDGYAIGGLSVGEPKEDMIRILDHLPSKMPGDKPRYLMGVGRPEDLVEAVRRGVDMFDCVMPTRNARNGYLFTSVGIVKIRNARHRHDTAPLDERCDCYTCENFSRSYLHHLDKCGEMLGAQLNTIHNLRFYQNLMAGLRGAIEAGTLSNFINDFYALRGETVPAMGNG, encoded by the coding sequence ATGTCCTTTGAAAAACTGGGAGAAGATGGCCTGGCCCGGCGTGGCAGGCTGACCTTTCCGCGGGGTACGGTTGAAACCCCGGCGTTTATGCCAGTAGGTACTTACGGAACGGTTAAAGGGATGTTGCCACGCGATATCCATGAGACCGGCGCTGAAATCATTCTCGGCAACACCTTCCACCTGATGCTGCGCCCTGGCACAGAGGTGGTAAAAGCCCACGGTGATCTCCACGATTTTACACAGTGGAAGGGGCCGATCCTTACGGACTCAGGCGGTTTTCAGGTATTCAGCCTGGGCGAAATGCGCAAGATTACCGAAGAGGAGGTAACTTTCCGCTCTCCGATAGATGGTTCGCCGGTTAAGCTGTCACCGGAAATAGCGATTCAGGTTCAGCGCGATCTGGGCTCCGATATTGTAATGATCTTTGATGAGTGTACTCCTTACCCTGCAACTGAGAAGCAGGCGAAGGAGTCCATGGAGCTCTCCTTGCGTTGGGCAAAGCGCAGCAAAGATGCCCATGAGGGCAATCCTGCCGCTCTGTTCGGAATTGTTCAGGGCGGAATGTACGAATCCCTGAGAGATCGTTCTCTGGAAGGCCTGACGGATATCGGGTTCGATGGTTACGCCATTGGAGGTCTGTCGGTTGGTGAGCCGAAAGAGGATATGATTCGCATACTCGACCACCTGCCGTCGAAAATGCCCGGCGACAAGCCGCGCTATCTGATGGGGGTAGGGCGGCCTGAAGACCTCGTTGAAGCGGTTCGCCGGGGCGTCGACATGTTCGACTGTGTGATGCCTACGAGAAATGCCCGTAATGGTTACCTGTTCACTTCTGTCGGTATCGTCAAGATCCGTAATGCCAGGCATCGCCACGATACTGCACCGTTGGATGAGCGGTGTGACTGCTATACCTGTGAGAACTTTTCGAGAAGTTATCTGCATCATCTGGATAAATGTGGAGAAATGCTCGGCGCTCAGCTGAATACAATTCACAACTTGCGTTTCTATCAGAACCTGATGGCCGGATTGCGCGGGGCCATTGAAGCAGGTACATTGTCGAACTTTATAAACGACTTCTATGCTCTGCGCGGCGAGACTGTGCCAGCTATGGGTAATGGGTAA